A stretch of DNA from Kangiella sediminilitoris:
AAGGGGAGAGCAACGGAAAGTGGGGAGACCATACCGATACCGATGCGCACCTGATATTTGATCCTGCAACAATGACATGGAACAGTGCTCAGCCGATACCAACAGCTAGAAATAGTGCGGCTGGAGCTTGTATTGATGGTATGTGGCATGTCATTGGTGGGCGTACTGTCAATGGTGGGAACCTCGATACACATGAGGTCTATGATTATAAAACTGATCAATGGTCTGCTTTAGCACCTTTACCACAAGCCCAGGGTGGGCTTGCTGCGGCAACTCTTAATGAGCATATTTATGTTTTTGGCGGTGAGTATTTTACCAGCGGTGGTGGGGTTTATAAGAAAGTGTGGCAGTATTCGCGCAAGGATGATAAATGGCAGCAGGTGGGTGAAATGCCTGTTCCCCGTCATGGTTTAGGTGCGGTAACTCTAGAGGGAAGTATATATGTTGTGGCGGGAGCAACTCAGGCTGGTGGAAATGGTACAAGCGATCGTTTATCCGTGTTTAAGCTGTAACTTTATCGTTAAAGCATATAGGATGCTTTTCTGAACATAATACTAGCTGTTTGAAAAATACTTTTGCATGGAATTTCTCGTTGACTTCGGCTATCTGGGATTATTTGTTGCTGCATTTCTTGCAGCCACAATTTTGCCTTTAAGTTCTGAGCTGGTTTTAACAGCATTGCTTTTGAATGATCTGTCGCCAGAGATGCTGGTGTTAGTCGCAACTGTTGGTAATGTGCTGGGCTCTTTGACTAACTATGGGTTAGGTTACTGGGCTAGCAAGGGCATTATCCAGAAATGGCTCAAAATGTCTGAAAAGGAATTTGTTAAAGCCGAGGAGCGTTTTGAGAAGTATGGATTAATGTCACTTCTGTTCGCCTGGGTGCCGATTATTGGCGATCCATTGACTGTCATCGCTGGGATATTACGCGTAAATCTAATCTGGTTTATTGTCCTTGTTTCGTTGGGTAAGTTTCTTCGTTATTATATTTTAGCCAGTATGATAATAAGCGGATAACTCAATTTGCTTGATCAGTAAGGTATTGATATTTAACTGTAAAGGACTGTAAAAAATGACAATGTTATTGCCTCTTGGATCTTACTACAATAGAATATAAACCATATCAATAAGTTAATAGCTATATGAGTACAAAAGTCATCCGCATAATTTTGCTGTTTACGCTACTTCAGGTGGCGGGTCAGCTTATGGCTTTTGATAATATTTCTTGTGATATGGTCGCACCCTCAGAGGCAGTAACCGATATGGATCATGCCAGCCATGCTGATATGGACCATGACATGGATAAGATGAGCATGACCTGCTGTGATATGTCGTCAGGATGCACCATGGCAACTTGCCTTGCTATCATACCGGCTGCTTTCAGCTCTTCTAAACAAGATTCTGGAAGCTCCGAACCACAATGGGCTTTAAAGCCTTTATTATTCTCATTCCAGCCGGACTCTCTCTATAAACCTCCCATCTTGAGTTAACACAGGATAGATCTATCTACCGTCGATAGATATTCAGCGATTACCGCTATTTAAGATTGCGTAGGCATACGCTTAATTATACGAAACTCAAGAGATTCCATTATGCGTCTAAAAAGTATTTCAGTCCTTTTGTTAGGATTATTCCTTGCTTGGGATGATAGTCAGGCTACTGAGCTTAAAAGTCAGGGCTATGGTTATAGCCTCGAATCCACTTTAATCATGGCCATAGAAAACGACCCATGGCTGAAGAAAAGTCAATTTCAGGAAAAGTCTTTGCGATCAGCAGGAGTAGCAGAGTCAAGCTTGCCCGATCCGAAGGCTTCAATCAGCTTGGCGAATTTACCCGTCGATGATTTCAGCTTTAATAGTCAGGCAATGACACAGTTCAAGCTAGGACTCAGCCAAACATTTGCCAGAGGGGATTCGCTTAGTATAAAGAGTGATATTAAAGAGTTACAGGCCGACGCCCAGCCCCATTTGAGAATGAACCGTAAAACTCAGCTTATGATGGAAGTAGGGTCGCTTTGGCTTGATGCATATAAAGCTCAGAGAAGCATTGAGCTAATCAGTAATAAGAGACATCTTTTTCAAGAGCTTAAAGAGGCTGCAGAAATAAACTATCGTTCTGTAATTCAAAGCAGTAGCCAGCAGGAGCTTATTCGTGCTGACCTGGAGCTTGTAAAGCTTGATGATCAGATTACTGTTTATGAAGATAAGTTGCACAATACAATTCGTAGAATGAGTGAGTATGTTCCTTTACCACAAAATTACTTCTCAAGTTATGAGACCAATAAAACACCCAATTATTTTAGCTCAGCTCTGCCGGAAATAAAGCTAATACATGAAGAGCATATTCAGCAGCACCCACTGGTACTGGCGATAGATAAGAACATTCAGTCATCGAGTAAGACAATAGACTTGAAGAAAGAAGGTTATAAGCCGCAATTCACTGTTAATGGGGGTTATGGATTAAGACAGGATGGCCTTAATGGAGAAGATAGACCTGATTTCTTTAGTGTTGGAGTGAGCTTTGATGTGCCACTGTTTACAGATAACAGACAGGATAAAGAAGTAGAAGCTGCAACATATTCCAAAGAGTCACAAAAGGAAGAAAGGGCTCTTGTTATAAAAAAACTATCTTCTGGACATAGTGCCCAGCTGTCGCGCCTTAACAAGCTAAAGAAGCGACTGCGCTTGTATGAGAAAGAAATATTCCCTCAAGTTATGCTTCAAAGTGAAGCCTCTATGACAGCATATAGTAACAATGAAGCTGATTTCTCCGAATTAGTCAGAGCTAGAATCGATGAAGTCAATACTCAGCTAACGGTATTAGATATTGCCGTCGAAATTGAGAAAGCTAAGCTTCGAGCTAACTACTATCAGGCTCAAACATCTAACGAGTTATTAGCCCACATAAAGCCTCATTCAAACCAGCCGATGCTTAAAAAGATTTATGGAGATGACAATGAGTAATAAGACCATTATTTACAGCTTAATCGGTGCAACGGTTGGTGTCGTTTCAACTGTTGCTGTTATGACCCTTTTTAAAGCCGATAATGCAACTAAAAGTGATAACAGCTCATCGAAAAAAGAACCTTTGTATTGGGTTGCACCCATGGATGCGAATTACAAACGTGATAAACCAGGTAAGTCACCCATGGGAATGGATCTGGTACCTGTTTACGAAGAAAGTGATGATGAGGATAGCCCCGGAACAGTTAAAATTCATCCAAATATAGTTAATAACCTAAGCGTAAAAACAGGGGATGTTTCGAAAGGACCACTAAAGAGCAGAATTCGTACCGTAGGTTATATCGATTATGATGAAACCACTTTAGCTCATATCCACTCACGTGCCGACGGCTGGATTGAACGTTTGTATGTCAGTCATAATGGCCAGTTCATTAAAGCAGGTCAGCCGCTCTATACACTGTATTCTCCAGCATTAGTTAGTGCACAGGAAGAGTATTTGCTGGCGAAAAAGCGTAATAATCAGAGCCTATTAAAAGCAGCACAGCAGCGCCTTGAGTCATTGGAGTTTAGTTCAGTTGAATTGAAGAAGTTGAATAATACTCGACAACCAATTCAAAACGTTACTTTCTATGCAAAATCTGATGGCCTGATTGATAACCTTAATGTCAGAGAAGGATTTTATATTAAGCCTGGTACGCGGTTAATGACGATTGGTAACCTGGATACGGTCTGGGTTGACGTTGAGTTATTCGAACGTCAGTTACCTTTTGTAGAACTTGGTCAAAAAGCTGTCATGACTCTAGATTATCTTCCAAATGAAGAGTGGGTTGGTAAGGTGGATTACATTTATCCGATGGTTAATCCTACTAATCGTGCTGCAAAAGTCAGACTTGAGTTTGAAAACGTCGATCATTTTTTAAAGCCGAATATGTTTACGGAAGTGGTTATTAACAGTCAAACAAAGGAACCAGTTCTCCAAATACCACAACAGGCTTTGATAAGGACTGAAAGCAGTAATCGAGTAGTCGTTGCCCTGGAAGACGGAAAGTTCAAGTCCGTAAATGTCAAAACCGGCCTTGTAACGAATAACCGTGTGGAGATCGTAGAAGGCCTGAAAGAAGGTGACAAGGTTGTAACCAGCGGACAGTTCCTGATTGATTCTGAATCAAGCATTGACTCTGATTTTGAGAGATTTTCGAGTTCTAAGTCAACAAGCGAAGACATCCCGATGGCTACCGTTGATGGTGTTATTAACTCACTCAACTTAGACGCAGGTACCGTTAATATTTCCAGAGAGGCGATTCCAAAATGGAACCGTGGACCTGCAACAATGGATTTTAAAATAGATGATTCCATTGATGTTTCGCGTTTGAAAGTTGGTGCCACCATTAACTTCATGTTTGAAATCAGAGACGAAGGTTTCTTCATTACGATGATCCATGATAAAGGCAATGGGGAGCATCAGCATGATTAATCAAACCATTAAGTGGTCGATCAATAATCGCTTTCTGGTATTGATGGCGACAGCGATTATTGCAGTCGCCGGTTTTTATTCATTTAAAAAGACGCCAGTAGATGCGATTCCTGACTTATCAGATGTTCAGGTGATTGTAAAAACCAGTTATCCGGGACAGGCTCCGCAAGTCGTCCAGGATCAGGTAACGTATCCGCTGACTACAGCGATGTTATCAGTACCGGGAGCCAAGACGGTAAGAGGATTTTCGTTCTTTGGTGACTCCTATGTTTACGTGATTTTTGATGATAAGACCGATCTGTACTGGGCTCGAAGTCGAGTTCTAGAATATTTGAGTCAAGTAGCACCCACACTTCCAGAAACGGCAAAGCCCCAGCTAGGGCCTGATGCCACCGGTGTTGGTTGGGTCTACCTATACGCATTGGTAGATAGAACTGGTCAGCATGATTTAAGCGAGCTTCGCAGCATCCAGGACTGGTTTTTAAAGTACGAACTGCAAACCGTACCCGGTGTCTCCGAGGTTGCACCTATAGGTGGAATGGTAAAACAATATCAGGTCAAAGTTGATCCTGAAAAATTACGAGCGCTTAATTTACCGCTTAATCTTATTCAGGTAGCGATAAAAGAAGGAAACCAGGAAGTTGGAGCTTCAGTTGTCGAGCTATCAGAAGCTGAGTACATGGTTCGGACCAGTGGTTATATTAAGAGTACAGATGATTTAAAAAATCTACCACTTGGCGTTAACCAGCAGGGAACACCACTACTTCTTGGTGATGTTGCTGAGATTTCTACTGGCCCTCAAATGAGACGAGGTATAGCAGAGTTAAACGGGCAGGGCGAGGCGGTCGGCGGCATCGTCGTCATGCGCTATGGAGAAAATGCACAGGCAACAATTGATGGTGTAAAAGCTAGATTAGACAAGCTTAAAAAAGGATTACCTGACGGAGTGGAAGTTGTTACTGTCTATGACCGCTCTGGCTTGATTAAAGATGCCGTGGATAACCTATGGAATAAACTTCTGGAAGAATTTGCAGTGGTAGCTCTTGTCTGCATTCTTTTCTTATTCCATATACGCTCTTCACTGGTTGCGATTATAAGCTTACCTATTGGTATTTTGGCTGCGTTCATCATCATGAAACTACAGGGATTGAATGCAAACATTATGTCATTGGGCGGCATTGCTATTGCCATCGGAGCAATGATCGACGGCGCCATTGTTATGATCGAAAATATGCATAAGCATATGGAACGAACGCCACTAACTTCGAAAAACCGCTGGGATATTGTTTACCGATCGGCTAAAGAAGTTGGGCCTGCTTTATTTTTCAGCCTGTTGATTATTACAGTGAGCTTTTTACCGGTTTTCACACTGGAGGCACAGGAAGGGCGTATGTTCTCACCGCTGGCCTTCACCAAAACTTATGCCATGGCCGCATCAGCAGCATTAGCCATTACGCTGGTTCCGGTGTTAATGGGCTACTTTGTTCGCGGCAAGGTGAGAGCCGAGCACAAAAACCCGGTCAATAAGGTTCTGACCTATATTTACCGCCCGGCTCTAAGGGTAACATTAAAATATCCTAAGTCTGTGTTAGCAGGAGCCTTTGTTATTCTGTTAGTCGGTCTATGGCCTGTTAATAAGATTGGAACCGAGTTTATTCCACCTTTGGATGAAGGCGATTTGATGTATATGCCTACAACTTATCCAGGTTTATCAATCGGTGAAGCTCGTGAAATATTACAAAAAACCGATCGATTGATTAAAACCATTCCCGAAGTAAAAACTGTATTTGGTAAAATCGGAAGGGCTGAAACAGCTACAGATCCAGCACCCCTGACGATGATTGAAACGTTCATTCAGTTCAAGCCGAAATCAGAATGGCGGGAGGGAGTGACAACAGACTCAATCAAAGCAGAACTTAATGAATTAGTTCAGTTTCCAGGATTGACCAATGCCTGGGTAATGCCGATTAAAACGCGTATTGATATGTTGGCGACGGGAATAAAAACCCCGGTAGGTATCAAGGTCTCAGGGCCTGAACTATCAACCATTGAGTCAATTGGTAAAGAACTGGAAACGATCCTGAAAGATGTTGAAGGCACTGCTTCTGTCTATTCAGAGCGTGTTGCTGGTGGTCGCTATATTGATATCGATATTGATCGAGTGAGTGCGGCAAGATTCGGCTTGAGTATCAAGCAGATCCAGAGCGTTATCGCAACGGCTATTGGCGGCATGAATATCTCATACTCCGTCGAGGGGCAGGAGCGATACCCGATTAATTTACGCTACCCCCAAGAGTACCGTAACTCACCAGAACAACTGGCAGAACTGCCGATTGTCACTCCCGGTAAACAGTTGGTCGCTTTAGGAGATGTCGCCGACATTACTATCAAAGATGGTCCTCCGGGTATCAAGAGCGAGAACGCTCGCTTAAATGGCTGGACGCTGGTTGATATCGAGGGCGTTGATCTTGGTTCTTACGTTAACGAAGCACAGCGACTTGTGTCTGAAAAGCTGGAGCTTCCACCAGGGTATGCCATTAACTGGTCAGGTCAATACGAATATATGCTTCGAGCAAAAGCCAAGCTAACCTACGTTATTCCGCTAACTCTGGGCATCATAATTTTACTGCTGTTCCTAAACTTCAAAAGCTTTGCCGAAGTGGCCATTATCATGGGCACATTGCCATTAGCAATGGTCGGAAGTATTTGGCTTATGTATCTGGAAAGCTTTAATTTCTCGGTTGCCGTTGGAGTGGGCTTTATTGCCTTAGCTGGCGTGGCCGTTGAGATTGGTGTAATCATGCTGGTTTATCTGAACCATGCCTATCAAGACTTACTGGATAAGTATGGCGACGGACAGGGAAAGCCCACGCTTGAAGAGTTAAAAGATGTGGTTAATCAGGGAGCAGGGCAGCGCGTTCGTCCTGTAATGATGACAGCTGCCGCGATTATCGTTGGTCTTCTACCAATCTTATATGGTTCTGGAACGGGTTCTGAAGTTATGAGCCGCATCGCTGCACCAATGGTGGGTGGAATGGTTAGCGCCGTTCTTCTGACATTATTAGTTATTCCAGCCGTATTTTATATCTGGAAAAAGAAATCGTTAAATTTATAGGTTTTATTATGAAAAAATTATTAGTTGCTTATTTTGTTATGGTGCTGGCTATATTAGCCAGCACTGCTAACGCGCATGTTAAAGTCGTTTCAACTGCTCCAGCCGATGGCGAGCAGGTTGTAACCTCTCCAACTAATTTTGAGATAAATTACTCCAAAGAGGTCAGACTCATTAAATTCAAATTAGTCTCAGAAGGAAAAGAAATACCTTTGGATTTTAAGACTAATTTTACACCAGCGACTAGCTTTGATATTCCTTTAACAAAGCTTCCGGAAGGAGAATACAAGGCTAAATGGACTATCATGGGGAGTGACTCACACAAAATGAATAAGGATGTCACATTTAAAGTAATAACAAAGAACTGAGTATGAACACAGATCTTTGGAGCTTATTATCGGCAATTTTTAAATTTGGTACTTATATCGGTGTTGCAACCATTCTTGGAGTTGTAGCGCTGATATTAATTAAAAGTAATGCCCTGAAAGAGAGCTATAAAAGTATAATGATTAAGGTAGTCCTCGGCATTATTGGCACTGTTGGCTACTTTTTCACACAGGTAGGGGGCTTTGCGCAGTCTGGATTTGGTGGCATGTTTGATGCTGATATTATCCAGCTACTGTACTCGACCGGTAATGGCGATTTGCTGCTATTTCGAACGCTGGGATTAGCCTATTTTCTGTTTGTGCTGATGCTATTTCATAAAAAGATATTTCAGCTAAAAAGCTCCTTGCTTGCTGTAGTCCTTCTACCCTCTGTACTTTGTGTGCTTTGGTCATTTACAGCGGTTGGGCATATTGCAGACCTGGAATGGTACTGGCAGTTCCTATTGTTGTCACACGTGCTGGTAGCTTTAGCCTGGGCCGGATCGTTAGCGCCGCTATCGAGGTCGGTTGAAACTTATAATAAAAAGAATAGCTCCCAAATGTTGAGTCATTACTCAAAGCTGGGAATCGTCATCGTCATCATACTTTTCATAGCTGGGCTTGGTTTATCACTGAAGCTAATGATTCTAGGCGACAATCCCGTCGCGACTGAATACATTGTTACTTTTAGCCTAAAGATTGCGCTCGTTCTTGTCATGCTGGGGCTAGCGGCATATCACAAGTTCGTTCTTTCCGAAAAGCTACTGACGGACTCAGTAAAAACAACAGACATTTCTAAATCAATTAAGAAAGAAAATATCATCGGTTATGGCGTTTTGCTGGTAACCGCTTTGCTAACTACCATTGTTGGTATTAATCACTAGGAGTTTTTATGCTACTTAAAAAAATATTCACCGCCATACTATTAATGGCTTTCTCATTCAGTGCTTTTTCGCATGGCGATAAAAAAGAAGAACAATCCCCATTAATGGTCAATACTGATACCGAAGTGGGAAAAGTCGTTGCTCAGTTTCATGCAGCTTTACAAAACTCCGATGTAGAAACGATTAAAACTATTCTTGCGGAGGACGTTTTAATTTTCGAAGGTAGTGGGGCAGAGCGATCGCTTGAAGAGTATGCGAGCCATCACATGAAGTCAGATATGAAGTTTTTAGCGAGTATCGATAGCAAGCTTATAGAGAGAAATATCATGATAAATGGCGATATAGCTATATCTAGTTCTCGTTCTAAGTTAACTGGCTCTTTCAAAGGGAAGGAACTGAATAAAGTCTCTATAGAAACCTTGGTTCTCAAAAAAGTGAGGAGTGCCTGGAAGGTTATCCGAGTTCATTGGTCTTAAGGATATTTGGCCAGTTTGAGCTATCAGCTGGCTTTTTTATCTCCCTACTTACAAAGTAAAAGAAGGTACGCTTATAAGCAATTAAGATACAGTTTACCTGACCCTGATCAACGAAAAGTTGATTAGCTTATGTTATCTTTTAACAACTTGATGGCTTACTAACCAGGAAGGTTAATACTTATAATTTTTAAAGTAGATGAAAGGATAAGTGAGGAAGCATCAGTCGCAACAAGCCTAAGATAGGCAGGGTAATCATTCCAGTTAATCAAGTACCCTGAAAACTAAAAGGAAACTACTATGAGCTCGGATACGGATAAAAAAGTTGCTCTGGTCACGGGTGCCAGTGCAGGAATAGGCAAGGCGACAGCTAAGGCATTCGCTAATCGAGGTGATATCGTGATCTTATCTGACGTTGATGAGAAGCGGGGCCAGGCAGTAGCAGAAGAAATTAATGCCGATAACGGCGAAGCTGTTTTCATCAAAGCTGATGTTAGCAACCATAAGACGGTTAAGAAGCTCATAGAAAAGATCGAATCAAAATACGGACGACTTAATTACGCTTTCAATAATGCCGGTATTGAAGGAGAGCAGGCTGATACTGCTGATTGTACTTTCGAAAACTGGGATAGAACCATAGCCATTAATCTGACCGGCGTCTTCAACTGTATGAAATATGAATTACCGATTATGCTTAAAAGCGTAGGAAGTTCAATCGTTAATACCGCCTCAATTGCGGGTAAAGTTGGCTTTAATTCACTACCGGCTTACTGTGCGTCAAAAGGGGGTGTAATACAGCTCACCAAAACCGCCGCACTGGAATACGCCACACGCTCAATTCGAATTAATGCGTTATGTCCTGCCGTTATCGACACTGAAATGGTACAGCGTGTTACTGGCAACGATCCAGAAACCTTTAAAGAATTCGCCAAGCTACAACCGATGGAACGTGTCGGACAGCCAGAAGAAGTCGCTGACTGTGTTCTATGGCTTTGCTCCGAACATTCAAGTTTTATAACTGGGCAGGCGCTTGATGTTGATGGTGGTTACTTGGCCAGGTAACTCTTGCTACTCACTTGGATCTATAGAGTGAATTTACACGCTATAACCTTCAGCCTAATGCCAACCAGATACCGACTGCCATCATTAAGCTACCGGAAAGTCGGTTGATCAATCGCACATTGTCACTGCGCTGCAACATACTTCTTAGGGTCTTTCCACCGGTGGCATAGAGCATTAAAAACGTAAACTCACTTAATAATATGATGACAACCAGAGCTGCGAGTTGTGGTGGCATCGGCATCTCTGGGTTGATAAAAGAAGGTAACAAAGAGACGGTAAAAGCCCAGCCTTTAGGGTTGGCGATCGCAGTGACGAAACCCTGGGTCGCGAGTTGTCGACCGGAGACACTTTTCGAATAGTCATCGCCCAGGTCAATGGCCATTTTGCCCCGTGAGCGCCACATCTGTACCCCAAGGTAAATCAAATAAGCGCCGCCAGCGTATTTGAGAACCATAAATGCAGAAGGGTAGTTCAGCATGATGCTGGCCACGCCAACCACAGCCAACACTGAAACCAGCGCTACACCAATCAATTCTCCCCACATCATATACATGGTGCGGCGCACACCAATACTCATACCAAGCGTGAGCGCCAGGGTCATACACATTCCCGGCGTTGCAGAAATGACAAGAAACGTTGGTATAAAGAGTAAAAGTAATGTGGTATCTAGCATGCTGACAAGTTGTTTTATATATGAAGTAACAGTACGGCTGCGAAGTTTAACATAGATTCGAAGAGGGAATATAACTTAGGGAGCTTAAGAGCGTTTACAACCAATCAGCAGTATTAGCTTAGTTTCAATAACTATCTTATTATCATAAATAATCAATTTAACATAATATAAGTTATGCGCATATATGATTGTTAGCTGTTCAAAATTTGACCTACGTCAATACGGCTATGTTGGAAACGATCCATACTTCTTTTTGGACGGTATTTGTCTAATAGATGAATCATTTGGAGGTGTAACTTATGGAACTATCAAAACGGACACCCTTTAAGGACTTAGAAGCTATTTATGATCGTTTCTTCCCAACTAACAATGGCTTCCTAAGTTTTGATCAGAACGACTGGTCACCAATGGTTGATATCGATGAAGATGAAAAGGAATTCACGGTCAAGGCTGAGTTACCTGAAGTGAAAAAGGAAGATATTAAGGTTTCGATCAACAATCATGTACTGACGCTCACTGGCGTGCGTAAATTCGAGAAAAGCGATAAGAAGCATCATCGTACTGAGCGCTTCTATGGTCATTTTTCGAGAAGTTTCTCTTTACCTGATAATGTCGATGAGCAGTCTATCAAGGCCGAGCATAAGGACGGGATGCTTTATCTTCATCTGCTGAAAAAGCCAGGAGAAGCCAGCAAGTCAATTAACGTTGATATTTCTTAGCATAAGAGATCTGTAAGGGCGTGTGATTACTTCACCCGCCCTTCTTTTATTGACGACTTATCAAGCGTCGTTAGACGACATTTTGTTGTATATGGTGCCTATTAACCAGGCTGTAATCCCACCACATACCGACCATGCGAACATTCCTACGAAAAATCCTGATAATGTTAAATGCCAGCCCATTACCATTTCAGAGGCTTTACCGTGCATCATATCTGCAAATACGGCCATGGTCATGCCTGGAAGTAACCAGACCAAAACAACACATAAAATCCAGATAACGGCTAAACCTAATGCGGTAGCAATGCCTAG
This window harbors:
- a CDS encoding Kelch repeat-containing protein, yielding MVSRRTFIKGSLLSASALALPGFVKWETKSPLPYNVQEIYPALHQGKIYVAGGLSLQGDNLKVLEQVVEYNPESDKWNQSTTLPEPRHHPYLISHQNKLYAFSGFTESKRGSWFGSRDILLLDEKTKRWKKHANHMQHPLCETVAASINGCIHLASGRKPKGESNGKWGDHTDTDAHLIFDPATMTWNSAQPIPTARNSAAGACIDGMWHVIGGRTVNGGNLDTHEVYDYKTDQWSALAPLPQAQGGLAAATLNEHIYVFGGEYFTSGGGVYKKVWQYSRKDDKWQQVGEMPVPRHGLGAVTLEGSIYVVAGATQAGGNGTSDRLSVFKL
- a CDS encoding YqaA family protein, with the translated sequence MEFLVDFGYLGLFVAAFLAATILPLSSELVLTALLLNDLSPEMLVLVATVGNVLGSLTNYGLGYWASKGIIQKWLKMSEKEFVKAEERFEKYGLMSLLFAWVPIIGDPLTVIAGILRVNLIWFIVLVSLGKFLRYYILASMIISG
- a CDS encoding TolC family protein produces the protein MRLKSISVLLLGLFLAWDDSQATELKSQGYGYSLESTLIMAIENDPWLKKSQFQEKSLRSAGVAESSLPDPKASISLANLPVDDFSFNSQAMTQFKLGLSQTFARGDSLSIKSDIKELQADAQPHLRMNRKTQLMMEVGSLWLDAYKAQRSIELISNKRHLFQELKEAAEINYRSVIQSSSQQELIRADLELVKLDDQITVYEDKLHNTIRRMSEYVPLPQNYFSSYETNKTPNYFSSALPEIKLIHEEHIQQHPLVLAIDKNIQSSSKTIDLKKEGYKPQFTVNGGYGLRQDGLNGEDRPDFFSVGVSFDVPLFTDNRQDKEVEAATYSKESQKEERALVIKKLSSGHSAQLSRLNKLKKRLRLYEKEIFPQVMLQSEASMTAYSNNEADFSELVRARIDEVNTQLTVLDIAVEIEKAKLRANYYQAQTSNELLAHIKPHSNQPMLKKIYGDDNE
- a CDS encoding efflux RND transporter periplasmic adaptor subunit, which produces MSNKTIIYSLIGATVGVVSTVAVMTLFKADNATKSDNSSSKKEPLYWVAPMDANYKRDKPGKSPMGMDLVPVYEESDDEDSPGTVKIHPNIVNNLSVKTGDVSKGPLKSRIRTVGYIDYDETTLAHIHSRADGWIERLYVSHNGQFIKAGQPLYTLYSPALVSAQEEYLLAKKRNNQSLLKAAQQRLESLEFSSVELKKLNNTRQPIQNVTFYAKSDGLIDNLNVREGFYIKPGTRLMTIGNLDTVWVDVELFERQLPFVELGQKAVMTLDYLPNEEWVGKVDYIYPMVNPTNRAAKVRLEFENVDHFLKPNMFTEVVINSQTKEPVLQIPQQALIRTESSNRVVVALEDGKFKSVNVKTGLVTNNRVEIVEGLKEGDKVVTSGQFLIDSESSIDSDFERFSSSKSTSEDIPMATVDGVINSLNLDAGTVNISREAIPKWNRGPATMDFKIDDSIDVSRLKVGATINFMFEIRDEGFFITMIHDKGNGEHQHD
- a CDS encoding efflux RND transporter permease subunit; translated protein: MINQTIKWSINNRFLVLMATAIIAVAGFYSFKKTPVDAIPDLSDVQVIVKTSYPGQAPQVVQDQVTYPLTTAMLSVPGAKTVRGFSFFGDSYVYVIFDDKTDLYWARSRVLEYLSQVAPTLPETAKPQLGPDATGVGWVYLYALVDRTGQHDLSELRSIQDWFLKYELQTVPGVSEVAPIGGMVKQYQVKVDPEKLRALNLPLNLIQVAIKEGNQEVGASVVELSEAEYMVRTSGYIKSTDDLKNLPLGVNQQGTPLLLGDVAEISTGPQMRRGIAELNGQGEAVGGIVVMRYGENAQATIDGVKARLDKLKKGLPDGVEVVTVYDRSGLIKDAVDNLWNKLLEEFAVVALVCILFLFHIRSSLVAIISLPIGILAAFIIMKLQGLNANIMSLGGIAIAIGAMIDGAIVMIENMHKHMERTPLTSKNRWDIVYRSAKEVGPALFFSLLIITVSFLPVFTLEAQEGRMFSPLAFTKTYAMAASAALAITLVPVLMGYFVRGKVRAEHKNPVNKVLTYIYRPALRVTLKYPKSVLAGAFVILLVGLWPVNKIGTEFIPPLDEGDLMYMPTTYPGLSIGEAREILQKTDRLIKTIPEVKTVFGKIGRAETATDPAPLTMIETFIQFKPKSEWREGVTTDSIKAELNELVQFPGLTNAWVMPIKTRIDMLATGIKTPVGIKVSGPELSTIESIGKELETILKDVEGTASVYSERVAGGRYIDIDIDRVSAARFGLSIKQIQSVIATAIGGMNISYSVEGQERYPINLRYPQEYRNSPEQLAELPIVTPGKQLVALGDVADITIKDGPPGIKSENARLNGWTLVDIEGVDLGSYVNEAQRLVSEKLELPPGYAINWSGQYEYMLRAKAKLTYVIPLTLGIIILLLFLNFKSFAEVAIIMGTLPLAMVGSIWLMYLESFNFSVAVGVGFIALAGVAVEIGVIMLVYLNHAYQDLLDKYGDGQGKPTLEELKDVVNQGAGQRVRPVMMTAAAIIVGLLPILYGSGTGSEVMSRIAAPMVGGMVSAVLLTLLVIPAVFYIWKKKSLNL
- a CDS encoding copper resistance CopC family protein is translated as MKKLLVAYFVMVLAILASTANAHVKVVSTAPADGEQVVTSPTNFEINYSKEVRLIKFKLVSEGKEIPLDFKTNFTPATSFDIPLTKLPEGEYKAKWTIMGSDSHKMNKDVTFKVITKN
- a CDS encoding copper resistance D family protein, with product MNTDLWSLLSAIFKFGTYIGVATILGVVALILIKSNALKESYKSIMIKVVLGIIGTVGYFFTQVGGFAQSGFGGMFDADIIQLLYSTGNGDLLLFRTLGLAYFLFVLMLFHKKIFQLKSSLLAVVLLPSVLCVLWSFTAVGHIADLEWYWQFLLLSHVLVALAWAGSLAPLSRSVETYNKKNSSQMLSHYSKLGIVIVIILFIAGLGLSLKLMILGDNPVATEYIVTFSLKIALVLVMLGLAAYHKFVLSEKLLTDSVKTTDISKSIKKENIIGYGVLLVTALLTTIVGINH
- a CDS encoding YybH family protein, which translates into the protein MLLKKIFTAILLMAFSFSAFSHGDKKEEQSPLMVNTDTEVGKVVAQFHAALQNSDVETIKTILAEDVLIFEGSGAERSLEEYASHHMKSDMKFLASIDSKLIERNIMINGDIAISSSRSKLTGSFKGKELNKVSIETLVLKKVRSAWKVIRVHWS
- a CDS encoding glucose 1-dehydrogenase, whose protein sequence is MSSDTDKKVALVTGASAGIGKATAKAFANRGDIVILSDVDEKRGQAVAEEINADNGEAVFIKADVSNHKTVKKLIEKIESKYGRLNYAFNNAGIEGEQADTADCTFENWDRTIAINLTGVFNCMKYELPIMLKSVGSSIVNTASIAGKVGFNSLPAYCASKGGVIQLTKTAALEYATRSIRINALCPAVIDTEMVQRVTGNDPETFKEFAKLQPMERVGQPEEVADCVLWLCSEHSSFITGQALDVDGGYLAR